A DNA window from Arachis hypogaea cultivar Tifrunner chromosome 18, arahy.Tifrunner.gnm2.J5K5, whole genome shotgun sequence contains the following coding sequences:
- the LOC112769797 gene encoding uncharacterized protein — protein sequence MPITDEVTMQNMFQIHRQTQMRQPQIELYVEFETVEAEGIQNDLEVEDDKATVYEGMNSDSEEDFKATYEAGDEDEDGDVGVETAVDNVVVHPSISQPMNVPPFMRVADPEDGEFWIGMEYSSRKSVVVAIRSYTIARGVDYDVYESEPQTFYAKCKMYGHGCDWLIRASLIRKKGCWEIHRYNGRHTCTTGVISQDHSMLDSDTVAEAIWPLVETDPSIKVKYIIAEVQSRFNYTISYRKAWLAKQKSIAKVFDDWEESVQALPWWLSVMVQKMPELVVQIETRPLYNGNEEAQGVKILHRIFWRWEPEHYAYRFALVEGETADAWHFFLRNLRMYVVRKDGVGMISDQRESIWAAVNRSGGNWQPPRAWWIFCIRHIGSNFLRVFKVPHLQKLVVNIGYSRTVEEYNINYKRLQERGEAYARWCNAIGLRHWVLAFDEEHRWGHLTTNLVECINSVLKGVRNLPVLALV from the exons ATGCCAATCACTGACGAAGTGACTATGCAGAATATGTTTCAAATTCACCGGCAGACTCAGATGCGACAGCCACAGATTGAGCTGTATGTTGAATTTGAAACCGTAGAGGCGGAAGGGATTCAAAATGATTTAGAGGTGGAGGATGATAAAGCTACAGTATACGAGGGAATGAATAGTGACAGCGAAGAGGACTTCAAAGCCACTTATGAAGCCGGCGACGAAGACGAGGATGGTGATGTGGGAGTTGAGACAGCAGTGGATAATGTAGTGGTTCACCCCTCGATTAGTCAACCGATGAACGTGCCACCTTTTATGC GCGTTGCTGATCCTGAGGACGGAGAATTTTGGATTGGTATGGAATACAGTTCTAGAAAGTCGGTCGTGGTAGCAATTAGAAGTTACACTATCGCTAGAGGAGTTGACTACGacgtgtatgagtctgagccacagacgttctatgcaaaatgcaagatgtATGGGCATGGGTGCGATTGGCTTATCCGAGCTAGCTTGATACGGAAAAAAGGTTGTTGGGAGATACACAGATACAACGGTAGGCACACGTGCACAACGGGAGTGATTTCGCAAGATCATTCCATGTTGGACTCGGATACAGTTGCTGAGGCTATATGGCCATTGGTCGAGACTGACCCGTCCATCAAGGTGAAATATATAATAGCCGAAGTCCAGTCAAGGTTCAACTATACCATCAGTTAccgaaaggcttggttggcaaagcagaagtccATAGCAAAAGTTTTTGATGATTGGGAGGAGAGTGTccaagccttgccatggtggctcTCGGTTATGGTTCAGAAGATGCCTGAGTTAGTTGTCCAAATAGAAACACGCCCACTGTACAATGGGAATGAGGAGGCGCAAGGGGTAAAAATACTGCATCGCATATTttgga GATGGGAACCAGAACATTATGCTTATCGCTTTGCCTTGGTGGAAGGGGAGACAGCTGATGCGTGGCACTTCTTTCTTAGGAATCTGCGAATGTATGTTGTCAGAAAAGATGGTGTGGGAATGATCTCAGACCAGCGTGAGTCAATTTGGGCAGCAGTAAATCGTTCCGGAGGTAACTGGCAACCTCCAAGAGCATGGTGGATATTTTGTATAAGGCACATCGGCAGCAACTTCTTACGAGTATTCAAAGTCCCTCACTTGCAAAAGCTTGTGGTCAACATTGGGTATTCAAGAACGGTGGAGGAGTATAACATCAACTATAAGAGGCTCCAAGAGCGAGGCGAGGCATATGCCAGGTGGTGCAACGCCATTGGACTTAGACATTGGGTATTGGCATTCGACGAGGAACATCGATGGGGCCATTTGACGACGAACCTTGTCGAGTGCATTAACTCAGTGTTGAAGGGTGTCCGTAATTTACCTGTGTTGGCACTAGTTTGA